ATAGTCTCATTTATGCAACACCAGCATGTCCCAAGGAGCTCCCATCTCTGAGGAGAAGGTAGTGTATTCTCCATGCTGCCTCCCTTCCTTGTCAATAAGGCACTGAGCTCTTGTATAGTACTCCTATACACTAAAATCTGGATTGATACCAACACTGAAGAATTATCTTAATCAGAAGTGAAACACAAGTTCAACAGACATTTGGAGATGACATAAAAACAGTCCCTGATTCCACTTGGAAATTTATAAATATTCTGTGTACTCCAGTGCATTCCAGATTTAACTGCAGAACAAGTAAAATCTACCAATTGTAAAATATCAAGCATTAGAAACATACATTTTCAAGAATTTCAGAACTATACAAGATCTTGGATAACACAGTAGAAGTACTATTTGTACGTGCTTATCTGGCCACTGTTTTGCTCTCTACCTGCCGCTGAATGTGCAAGGTGGATTAAACTGTGTACTGAAATATTAAGAACATTTTCAAGGCTCTTGTTGAAAGacttcttcatttttaatattttccactGTTTAACCACAAATGCAACAACAGAGTGCATGTATGAGGATCTGAAAATGTACCTCCTAATTAATTAATGATTTAAACGAGAAGAATAGGCCCTACGTTGTTCTCCTCAGTAGAGATCTTTTTTGCCACCTCAGAAGATAAAACTGGTTCTGAATTTGTGTGAGGAAAAGGGCTGATccaaaaaataagcttttaagACTTCAATTTGGCTCAAAGTAAATGACAGTTTTTTGAACATGTCCTTAGCAAAGTAAAGTTTTTACTGATGATACTGGTGGGCAAATTTTCTAATAGGAGACAAACAGAAATCTCTTCTAGTGAAAACATATTAGAAGTATCCCTTCTGTAGAGTCCTCAAGGAGTTGCTGGCTCCTGCACTGTGATAAAAGTCCCAAAGCATGTCACCATGTGAATAGCATGTTGCATTGTGCAGCCTGCAGCTGATCTTGGGAACTTCTTATTTGTTGCCAGCAGACTGCTAGCTACCATCTGCTTGGTCTTTGCCACTATTGCAGGTCTTCTGAATGTGGGATGATTTTGgtacttctttgttttcttctctcagtACTCCTTCCTGtgattctttttccattttcaatttGCCACTCTCAGTCCGCTGATTAGTGGATGAATTCAGCTTGGATGAGTTCAATCTCCATCTTCTCAGATTCCTGTAAAAATCTTTTCTGACATTTTCACTAACCAGCACATAGAGGATTGGATCAGCAATGCTGTTTGCAGTGGATAAACACAGAAATACTGTAAAAACTGAATATATATCTCTTTCAAATGGACATGAACAACTTTGATGAAACATAAAGTAGATGGATCTTATTACGAGGACCACATGGTAGGGAGCAAAGCAGATCAGGAAAATGACAATAATGGCGATAGCCAGATACTTCACTTTGGCTTTTTGGCGACAGCTCAAGCTGGTGCTTGTTTTTGTACTTTGGAAAATTTTGTAGTTTGTGAAAATGAGGATTGTGAAAGGTATGGCAAATCCAAATAGGAATCTGGCAAAGTTGAAAGAAGCCAATTTTGTGTCAAGGGGGAAAGTTTCAAAGCAGGTCATGTTTTTCAGATCCGGTGGATTATCTTCCATAGAAAATACTGGACTGTGGATTATTGCAACCATAGCAAAGAGAAAACATACTATTAGGATTGCTTTTCTCTGTCCCCTTTTCCCCCTTGATTCCAAAGCATATGCCAATGCCACATAACGATCCATAGAAATGCAGCACAAAAGCAGAATGCTGATGTATATGTTGCAGAAAAAGATAAATCCTGTAACTCTGCAAGCATTTAGACCCATTTTCCAGTGATGCTCATCTTGGACATAGATAATCCAGAGAGGCAAGGTACTCAAATACATCAGTTCACACAATGATAAACTGAAAATGTAGATGGCTACTACTTTATTCCTTTGGATTTGTACAAACGTAAGCAGGGAAGTTAAGCAATTTGCTGGAAGTCCTATGGCAAAAACAATGCTGTAAACAGCAACCAGAAGCGTCTTGCTGTCTTTGTAGGGCATTTCTGGGCAAATGGAGATATTCTTCATGACGATGCCACAGGCCGCAGAGTCTCCCATGATTTTTTCCAGCTGGTGTTTCCTGAGTATCAGAAGACAAGATAGGAAGTTAACATTTACATCACTTAAAAATGTGTCAGTAAAGATTATGGTCCCACAGGTGGCAACAGGGCATGGCAGGCGAACAAATGGGATGCCTGTCTTGGAGAATCATCTAAGACAGGCAACTTTTCCAAGACCTGCTGGTCTCTTGTCATGTTCCTAGGAGCCAGTTCTGATTTGCTTCCAGGAAGGAGTGCCTTTCTTTGCAATTTGCAAGGGATTTATTGACTACAGCATGCCTGTTCACTAAGACAGGGTGTTGGGGGCTGTCCTTACCAGGCTGCCTTATAAATAAGACAGAGCTGCTGATCAATTACTAAAGTCACTTTCTGGAGGAATCTGAGGgcaacatcattaaaaaaaaaagaagtagcaaAAAATGCAAACAGTGGAGATTTCAGAAGCAGACTTCTGAAAGAAGCTATCATTTATGGTCAGACGGAGGAACCATCTGAAGTGGGTGGAGGCGATTATGGTATCATAGACTACACTACCCCCGCGTACGGGAATCAGAATCTGGCCACTGACATGTACTTTTACACTATAATACAACGCAGTGGTTCAGACCTAGATAGTTCACTCCCCCCCAAGTAACTGCAGCTGAAGAATATAAACTTGTAGTGCTATATAACACTCAATGTAGTAAGTCAGCCAAACTGCCTATATCACATTTGTTTGATACCTCTGGGAGACAACAGGAAATAAGGGTAGTGAGAGGAAGTAAACAAGACTGAAGAGAAGAATATAAGAATTTAAGAATAAGAATGTAAGAATGTAAGAAATTTAAGAAATGGAGGTGAAGAAAATTAAAGCTCTTTTAACGGGAGTGATTACAAAGAACTCCACCTTTCCAAGACTACTCTACACAAGAGCAGACATGGCATTTGGTTAGTGTTAAGTAGTATTAGGAGAAGAATTTCTAGCAAAGGCACATAATCATTTCCACACAGAAATCTCTTCCATGTGAGGAGAGGAATCTGGAGATGGGTGGGCCATAACAGTGGTGTGTGCCCTTAATAATTCTACTTTGCTGTATTTATGAGGTGAAGGTGTCCTCTGTGTAAAGCCCTTAACAAAAAGAGGCCTTGTCTAGCCTAATCTTTTGGGCTTTCTGCTGTAAGGTGGATACCTGCTCCAGGGAGTAGTCAGATAACTCTGCAAGGAGGAATTGTGTTGAGAGAGTTTGAGTCCCTTCAGACAGAGGAGGGGCGTGAGCCTGGCTAGTCCATGTTGTAGATGAGCAATTTCTTTAACACTGAGTTCAGGCAGGGCGAAGGTAGCTTTTGGCATCTTCTGAACATTTATTTGTTGTTTGTTGGGGCCAGTCCTAAGCAGACCAAGGTGAAGCAGACTGATCCCAGTGCAGCAGGGACCTGGATTCTCTCCCATCTCTCCGGGAGGGTGGACAAGCTAGTTGGGCCGTTCCTTCCCCTCTGTGTCTGCAAGAGCTGCATAAGCAGTTTCACCCTGAACGCCACACAAGGCACCTGCTGTGCAAGATCCCTATAGCTTGAAAGGCAATCAGGTGCTCTGACCCAGCTTAGTTACTATGTAATGAGAACAATATGAGAATGTAGACACAGACTTAGGCGATGAGACCCTCACAGCAGCAAAGTGCTAGCCGCAGCCATAAATAGCAAGACGTGTTTTCCTGGAGCTTGACGAGACACGCTTGTTTACAGCAAGCAGCCCAACACAGTCAGAGTCTGCTCAATGACAGCAGCTTCTGAGCATAGATAAGTTTCCAGTCCTGACAAGTGAGCAGATGAAGCACAGGCAGACCAAGAGGTCATCCTGTGCGTTACCTGCTGTCCTTGGCACCAGCAGCAGAGTTAGATGTTCCTCAGGATGAA
This is a stretch of genomic DNA from Apteryx mantelli isolate bAptMan1 chromosome 4, bAptMan1.hap1, whole genome shotgun sequence. It encodes these proteins:
- the GPR132 gene encoding probable G-protein coupled receptor 132, yielding MPWSGREDSALHKAESQEKGMEEIRWMTSPSFLIQELSDYSLEQKVTLVIDQQLCLIYKAAWKHQLEKIMGDSAACGIVMKNISICPEMPYKDSKTLLVAVYSIVFAIGLPANCLTSLLTFVQIQRNKVVAIYIFSLSLCELMYLSTLPLWIIYVQDEHHWKMGLNACRVTGFIFFCNIYISILLLCCISMDRYVALAYALESRGKRGQRKAILIVCFLFAMVAIIHSPVFSMEDNPPDLKNMTCFETFPLDTKLASFNFARFLFGFAIPFTILIFTNYKIFQSTKTSTSLSCRQKAKVKYLAIAIIVIFLICFAPYHVVLVIRSIYFMFHQSCSCPFERDIYSVFTVFLCLSTANSIADPILYVLVSENVRKDFYRNLRRWRLNSSKLNSSTNQRTESGKLKMEKESQEGVLREENKEVPKSSHIQKTCNSGKDQADGS